A part of Pseudomonas sp. HR96 genomic DNA contains:
- a CDS encoding arylsulfatase: MPQRPNFLIILADDLGFSDIGAFGGEIATPHLDALALAGLRLTDFHTAPTCSPTRSMLLTGTDHHIAGIGTMAEALTPELIGQPGYEGYLNERVAALPELLQEAGYQTLMSGKWHLGLTAERAPHARGFERSFSLLPGAANHYGFEPTYDEHTPGLLKSTPALYIEDDQFVERLPEGFYSSDAFGDKLLEYLEARDRERPFFAYLPFSAPHWPLQAPADLVAKYRGRYDAGPSALRQERLARLRELGLIDEATEAHPLLELETQWHALSDEQRATSARAMEVYAAMVERMDWNIGRVVDYLRQQGELDNTLVLFLSDNGAEGALLEAFPKFGPELLTYLNQHYDNRLDNIGRANSYVWYGPSWAQAATAPSRLFKAFTTEGGIRVPAFIHYPALARQGGVGHGFGTVMDVTPTLLDLAGVAHPGTHWRGRDIAPLRGKSWLGYLSGETATVHDEHTVTGWELFGRRAIRQGDWKAVWIPGPAGPATWQLYDLSRDPGEIHDLASAEPARLASLIEAWQRYVEETGVILSASPFKVQ; the protein is encoded by the coding sequence ATGCCTCAACGCCCCAACTTCCTGATCATCCTCGCCGACGACCTGGGCTTCTCCGACATCGGCGCCTTTGGCGGCGAGATAGCCACGCCCCACCTCGACGCCCTGGCGCTGGCCGGGCTGCGCCTGACCGATTTCCACACCGCGCCGACCTGTTCGCCGACCCGCTCGATGCTGCTCACCGGCACCGACCATCACATCGCCGGCATCGGCACCATGGCCGAGGCCCTGACCCCGGAGCTGATCGGCCAGCCGGGCTACGAGGGCTATCTCAACGAACGGGTGGCGGCCTTGCCCGAGCTGTTGCAGGAGGCCGGCTACCAGACCTTGATGAGCGGCAAATGGCACCTGGGCCTGACCGCCGAGCGTGCGCCACACGCGCGCGGCTTCGAGCGCTCGTTCTCCTTGCTGCCGGGCGCGGCCAACCACTATGGCTTCGAGCCGACCTATGACGAACACACGCCGGGCCTGCTCAAGTCGACCCCGGCGCTCTATATAGAAGACGACCAGTTCGTCGAACGACTGCCCGAGGGTTTCTATTCCTCGGATGCCTTCGGCGACAAGCTGCTGGAGTACCTCGAGGCCCGCGACCGGGAGCGGCCGTTCTTCGCCTACCTGCCGTTTTCCGCCCCGCACTGGCCGCTGCAGGCCCCGGCCGATCTGGTGGCCAAGTACCGCGGTCGCTACGACGCCGGCCCCAGCGCCCTGCGCCAGGAGCGCCTGGCGCGGCTGCGCGAGCTGGGCCTGATCGACGAAGCCACCGAGGCTCACCCGCTGCTGGAGCTGGAAACCCAATGGCATGCCTTGAGCGACGAGCAGCGGGCGACCTCGGCGCGGGCCATGGAAGTGTATGCGGCGATGGTCGAGCGCATGGACTGGAACATCGGCCGGGTGGTCGACTACCTGCGCCAGCAGGGTGAGCTGGACAACACTCTGGTGCTGTTTCTCTCCGACAACGGCGCCGAGGGCGCCCTGCTCGAAGCCTTTCCCAAGTTCGGGCCCGAGCTGCTGACCTACCTCAACCAGCACTACGACAACCGCCTGGACAACATCGGCCGCGCCAACTCCTACGTCTGGTACGGCCCCAGCTGGGCCCAGGCGGCGACCGCGCCGTCGCGGCTGTTCAAGGCGTTCACCACCGAGGGCGGCATCCGCGTGCCAGCGTTCATCCATTACCCGGCGCTGGCACGGCAGGGCGGGGTCGGCCATGGCTTCGGCACGGTGATGGACGTCACCCCGACCCTGCTCGACCTGGCCGGCGTGGCCCACCCCGGCACGCACTGGCGTGGCCGCGACATCGCGCCGCTGCGCGGCAAGTCCTGGCTGGGCTACCTGAGCGGCGAGACCGCGACGGTGCACGATGAGCACACCGTCACCGGCTGGGAGCTGTTCGGCCGCCGGGCGATTCGCCAGGGCGACTGGAAGGCTGTGTGGATCCCCGGGCCCGCCGGCCCAGCCACCTGGCAGCTGTACGACCTGAGCCGCGACCCGGGCGAGATCCACGACCTGGCCAGCGCCGAACCGGCGCGCCTGGCCAGCCTGATCGAGGCCTGGCAACGCTACGTGGAAGAAACCGGGGTGATCCTCAGCGCCTCGCCGTTCAAGGTGCAGTAA
- a CDS encoding ABC transporter ATP-binding protein — MTNANTPLVSFQQVGKFFEVDGGELEAIRDFNLDIAEGEFVAIVGSSGCGKSTLLRLLIGLDREFRGQIRIDGKAVDGIGGERGIVFQEHRLFPWLTVEENIALGLVNEPLDAEQRARRVADFVALVGLTAFTRAYPHQLSGGMAQRVAIARGLVASPRILLLDEPFGALDALTRQQMQEELLAIRKRARITTLLVTHDVEEAIFLADRVVVMEPRPGRIKRVVEVALAHPRDRVSLGFHQLREELLHELTSEGHYIAPPPVQIRDLPPAFIAV, encoded by the coding sequence ATGACAAACGCCAACACCCCCCTGGTCAGCTTTCAGCAGGTCGGCAAGTTCTTCGAAGTCGATGGCGGCGAGCTGGAGGCCATCCGCGACTTCAACCTGGACATCGCCGAAGGCGAATTCGTCGCCATCGTCGGTTCCAGCGGCTGCGGCAAGTCCACCCTGCTGCGCCTGCTGATCGGCCTGGACCGCGAGTTTCGCGGGCAGATCCGCATCGACGGCAAGGCCGTGGATGGCATCGGCGGCGAGCGCGGCATCGTCTTTCAGGAGCATCGCCTGTTCCCTTGGCTGACGGTGGAAGAAAACATCGCCCTGGGCCTGGTCAACGAGCCGCTGGACGCCGAGCAGCGCGCCCGCCGGGTCGCCGACTTCGTCGCCCTGGTCGGCCTCACCGCCTTCACCCGCGCCTACCCGCACCAGCTTTCCGGTGGGATGGCCCAGCGCGTGGCCATCGCCCGCGGCCTGGTCGCCAGCCCGCGCATCCTGCTGCTCGACGAGCCGTTCGGAGCACTCGATGCGTTGACCCGCCAGCAGATGCAGGAAGAGCTGCTGGCAATCCGCAAGCGCGCGCGCATCACCACCCTGCTGGTGACCCACGACGTCGAAGAGGCGATCTTCCTCGCCGACCGGGTGGTGGTCATGGAGCCGCGGCCCGGGCGCATCAAGCGGGTGGTCGAAGTCGCCCTGGCGCACCCGCGCGACCGCGTCAGCCTGGGCTTTCACCAGCTGCGCGAGGAACTGCTGCACGAGCTGACCAGCGAAGGCCATTACATCGCCCCGCCACCGGTGCAGATCCGCGATCTGCCGCCGGCCTTCATCGCGGTGTGA
- a CDS encoding TonB-dependent receptor — protein MTPISHRSPDSLRQLKRLPLALLLAGSAGASLAQADTTSTATPASQADADTHLQTVTVTTRRREESAQDVPTPITVVTGQTLEAQRIYRIQDIQQLAPSLNVAYMHARQSSISIRGLGNNPASDGLEGSVGLYIDNVYLGRPGMAVFDLMDIDQLDVLRGPQGTLFGKNTTAGVLNITTRAPTFTPERTIETSVGEDGYFQTKGTISGPITDELAGRLSAYRTRSDGDIDNEHDSRKFDGGSRDGFRGQLLFKPNEDFSLRWIGDYNEEDSSAGTRTLFNTGPVVNGVNLYESRAAAAGATLVDGSDRKVNLDNDQHVTVHQGGTSVEANWKLPSDYTLTSISAYRFWDFTPRNDDGLNVATTYNAGVSVQDKQWSQEFRLASPSGGAFDYVLGAYYYGNDLDNKSFAYYGPQADVWNGTAAGALSNVTSIGKGHIDTNSFALFAQGTWHLTPKLDFTAGLRGTYEEKSAWVNRNAPLGGAAVTGAAAAQRNGRAGAYDSGDLNQYSASPSGLLSLNYHFTDNVLGYATLSHGEKSGGVNLAVGSAPTAGADSLLVGGERANDAELGLKSTLWDRRLQLNANLFWTQVNGYQTNAYDAANRVSYLTNAGSVRSRGLELDSTLIPIRGLTLNINGTYNDVRYLSYKDAPCPPEVSERPGAPTSCDLSGHQVVGASKWVTNANAEYKWNLANGLEPYVTGSYSFRTHAVGTVEDSSYAQLPSYAVVNLSTGLRGNLGQGQWDTSIWLKNAFDKTYYTTLWNAPNGGYEGLLGSPRTLGVTARYDF, from the coding sequence GTGACCCCGATCTCCCACCGTTCGCCCGACTCCTTACGCCAGCTCAAACGGCTGCCCCTGGCCCTGTTGCTGGCCGGCAGCGCTGGCGCCTCGCTGGCCCAGGCCGATACGACGAGCACCGCCACCCCGGCCAGCCAGGCCGACGCCGACACCCATCTGCAGACCGTCACCGTGACCACCCGGCGCCGTGAAGAGAGTGCCCAGGACGTACCGACGCCGATCACCGTGGTCACCGGGCAGACCCTGGAGGCGCAACGTATCTACCGCATCCAGGACATCCAGCAGCTGGCGCCGAGCCTCAACGTCGCCTACATGCACGCACGCCAGTCGAGCATCTCGATCCGCGGGCTGGGCAACAACCCGGCCAGCGACGGCCTGGAAGGCAGCGTCGGCCTGTACATCGACAACGTCTACCTCGGCCGCCCGGGGATGGCCGTGTTCGACCTGATGGACATCGACCAGCTGGATGTTTTGCGCGGGCCGCAAGGCACCCTGTTCGGCAAGAACACCACCGCCGGGGTGCTCAACATCACCACCCGCGCCCCGACCTTCACCCCCGAGCGCACCATCGAGACCTCGGTGGGCGAGGACGGCTATTTCCAGACCAAGGGCACGATCTCCGGGCCGATCACCGACGAGCTGGCCGGGCGCCTGTCGGCCTACCGCACCCGCAGTGACGGCGACATCGACAACGAACACGACAGCCGCAAGTTCGACGGCGGCTCGCGGGACGGCTTCCGGGGCCAGTTGCTGTTCAAGCCCAACGAAGACTTCAGCCTGCGCTGGATCGGTGACTACAACGAGGAAGACTCCAGCGCCGGCACCCGCACGCTGTTCAACACCGGCCCGGTGGTCAACGGCGTCAACCTCTACGAGAGCCGCGCGGCGGCGGCCGGCGCCACCCTGGTGGACGGCTCCGATCGCAAGGTCAACCTGGACAACGACCAGCACGTCACCGTGCACCAGGGCGGCACCTCGGTGGAGGCCAACTGGAAGCTGCCCAGCGACTACACCCTGACCTCCATCAGCGCCTACCGCTTCTGGGACTTCACCCCGCGCAACGACGATGGCCTCAACGTCGCCACCACCTACAACGCCGGCGTCTCGGTGCAGGACAAACAGTGGTCGCAGGAATTTCGCCTGGCCTCGCCGTCCGGTGGCGCCTTCGACTACGTGCTCGGCGCGTACTACTACGGCAACGACCTGGACAACAAATCCTTCGCCTACTACGGCCCCCAGGCCGACGTCTGGAACGGCACCGCCGCTGGCGCGCTGAGCAACGTCACCAGCATCGGCAAGGGCCACATCGACACCAACAGCTTCGCCCTGTTCGCCCAGGGCACCTGGCACCTGACGCCCAAGCTGGACTTCACCGCCGGCCTGCGCGGCACCTATGAAGAGAAGAGCGCGTGGGTCAACCGCAACGCCCCGCTGGGTGGCGCGGCCGTCACCGGCGCCGCCGCTGCCCAGCGCAACGGTCGAGCCGGCGCCTACGACTCCGGCGACCTCAACCAGTACAGCGCCAGCCCGTCGGGCCTGCTGAGCCTGAACTACCACTTCACCGACAACGTGCTGGGCTACGCCACCCTGTCCCACGGCGAGAAGTCCGGCGGGGTCAACCTGGCCGTGGGCAGCGCGCCGACCGCCGGCGCCGACTCGCTGCTGGTGGGCGGCGAGCGCGCCAACGACGCCGAACTGGGCCTCAAGAGCACCCTCTGGGACCGCCGCCTGCAGCTCAACGCCAACCTGTTCTGGACCCAGGTCAACGGCTACCAGACCAACGCCTACGACGCCGCCAACCGCGTCTCCTACCTGACCAACGCCGGCTCGGTGCGCTCGCGCGGGTTGGAGCTGGACAGCACGCTGATCCCCATCCGCGGCCTGACCTTGAACATCAACGGCACCTACAACGACGTGCGCTACCTGTCCTACAAGGACGCCCCGTGCCCGCCGGAAGTCAGCGAACGCCCAGGCGCGCCGACCTCCTGCGACCTCAGCGGCCACCAGGTGGTCGGCGCCTCGAAATGGGTGACCAACGCCAACGCCGAGTACAAGTGGAACCTGGCCAACGGCCTGGAACCCTACGTCACCGGCAGCTACTCGTTCCGCACCCACGCAGTCGGCACCGTGGAAGATTCCAGCTACGCCCAGCTGCCGTCCTACGCCGTGGTCAACCTCTCCACGGGCCTGCGCGGCAACCTCGGCCAAGGCCAGTGGGACACCTCGATCTGGCTGAAGAACGCCTTCGACAAGACCTACTACACCACCCTGTGGAACGCCCCCAACGGCGGCTATGAAGGCTTGCTGGGCAGCCCACGCACCCTGGGCGTGACCGCCCGTTACGACTTCTGA
- a CDS encoding LysR family transcriptional regulator has protein sequence MHIDLRQLRHLIALADHRSFVAAAVAVNLSQSAFSRSIQALEHSVGCQLIDRARKDLAPTQQGQVVLDHARRLVSGARQLTNEIIQFKGLEAGELRFGCGPAPAAGLIPRAVGAFIGHYPQARVHFQVDDWQSLSKRLLGDEFEFFVADTRQFEADPDYLTQRLRPRQWHFCCRVGHPLAQQARVSAEQLFSYPLAVTIRPPNLRKVIADLSGRPDYQPNVECEHSYSLLGVVLRSNAIGICGSYSDALYSAKGELVRLSVDGLAGDCEETFTRYGIVSRAGHRLSPLAKAMVEQIKRTDDEDVGAEAYELSNLAV, from the coding sequence ATGCATATCGATCTGCGCCAGTTACGACACCTCATCGCCCTCGCCGACCATCGCAGCTTCGTCGCTGCCGCCGTGGCCGTGAACCTTTCGCAGTCGGCGTTCAGCCGCAGCATCCAGGCGCTGGAGCACAGCGTTGGCTGCCAGTTGATCGACCGCGCGCGCAAGGACCTGGCCCCCACCCAACAGGGCCAGGTGGTGCTCGACCATGCGCGGCGGTTGGTCAGCGGCGCGCGTCAGCTGACCAACGAGATCATCCAGTTCAAAGGGCTCGAAGCCGGCGAGCTGCGCTTCGGCTGCGGCCCGGCGCCAGCGGCGGGGCTGATTCCGCGGGCGGTGGGGGCATTCATCGGCCATTACCCGCAGGCGCGGGTGCATTTTCAGGTGGACGACTGGCAGAGCCTGAGCAAGCGCCTGCTGGGCGACGAGTTCGAGTTCTTTGTCGCCGACACCCGCCAGTTCGAGGCGGACCCGGACTACCTGACCCAGCGCCTGCGCCCTCGCCAGTGGCATTTCTGCTGCCGGGTCGGGCATCCGCTGGCGCAGCAGGCCAGGGTCAGCGCCGAGCAGCTGTTCAGCTATCCACTGGCGGTGACCATCCGCCCGCCAAACCTGCGCAAGGTCATCGCCGACCTCAGCGGGCGCCCCGACTACCAGCCCAATGTGGAGTGCGAGCACAGCTACAGCCTGCTGGGCGTGGTGCTGCGCTCGAACGCCATCGGCATCTGCGGCTCGTACAGCGATGCCCTGTACAGCGCCAAAGGCGAGCTGGTGCGGCTGAGCGTCGACGGCCTGGCTGGCGATTGCGAAGAGACCTTTACCCGCTATGGCATCGTCAGCCGCGCCGGGCATCGGCTGTCACCCCTGGCCAAGGCGATGGTCGAGCAGATCAAGCGCACCGATGACGAGGATGTCGGGGCCGAGGCGTATGAATTGAGCAATCTGGCGGTCTGA
- a CDS encoding TauD/TfdA family dioxygenase: MSQAAQTLNTPDLAVLDVHPVAGRIGAEIRGIRLGGELPPEVIEAIQAALVEHKVLFFREQTHLDDQGQEAFAQLLGEPIAHPTVPVREGTRYLLELDGAEGARANSWHTDVTFVAAYPKASILRSVVAPASGGDTVWANTAAAYNDLPEDLQALADKLWAVHSNEYDYAAVKRSASVEQLERYRKVFVSTVYETEHPVVRVHPVSGEKSLVLGHFVKRIKGYAQSDSQHLFNLLQSQVTRLENTVRWRWSAGDVAIWDNRSTQHYAVDDYGQQPRIVRRVTLRGDVPHGVHGQVSVTTRGAKPE, translated from the coding sequence ATGAGCCAAGCTGCGCAAACCCTGAATACCCCTGACCTTGCGGTACTCGACGTGCACCCGGTCGCCGGCCGTATCGGCGCCGAAATTCGCGGCATCCGCCTTGGCGGCGAGCTGCCGCCAGAAGTGATCGAAGCCATCCAGGCCGCGCTGGTGGAGCACAAGGTGCTGTTCTTCCGCGAACAGACCCACCTCGACGACCAGGGCCAGGAAGCCTTCGCCCAATTGCTCGGCGAGCCGATCGCCCACCCCACCGTGCCGGTGCGCGAAGGCACCCGCTATCTGCTGGAGCTGGACGGCGCCGAGGGTGCCCGGGCCAACTCCTGGCACACCGACGTGACCTTCGTCGCCGCCTACCCCAAGGCCTCGATCCTGCGCTCGGTGGTGGCGCCGGCGTCCGGCGGCGACACGGTGTGGGCCAACACGGCGGCGGCCTACAACGACCTGCCCGAAGATCTGCAGGCCCTGGCGGACAAGCTCTGGGCGGTGCACAGCAACGAGTACGACTACGCCGCAGTCAAGCGCTCGGCCAGCGTCGAGCAGCTGGAGCGCTACCGCAAGGTGTTCGTTTCCACGGTCTACGAGACCGAGCATCCGGTGGTGCGCGTGCACCCGGTCAGCGGCGAGAAGAGCCTGGTGCTCGGGCATTTCGTCAAGCGCATCAAGGGCTACGCGCAGAGCGATTCGCAGCACCTGTTCAACCTGCTGCAAAGCCAGGTCACGCGCCTGGAAAACACCGTGCGCTGGCGCTGGAGCGCCGGTGACGTGGCGATCTGGGACAACCGTTCGACCCAGCACTACGCGGTCGACGACTACGGCCAGCAGCCGCGCATCGTGCGCCGGGTGACCCTGCGCGGCGACGTGCCCCATGGCGTGCATGGCCAGGTCAGCGTCACCACGCGCGGTGCCAAGCCTGAGTGA
- a CDS encoding ABC transporter permease, with product MARAASLAVPATPGLRRPNPRWQAFGRAAQGWLLPLALLLLWSLASQHHWMSEQILPAPSLVWHSAGELAQDNLWSNLWISLQRLALGVLAGVLSGAALGAWLGFSRLAERLVLPTFNALAQVPTLAWIPLFIVLFGIGETLKLVVLVKAVVVPVTLHTLVGVRDAQPRLREAAAVLRLPRGQLIRRLILPAALPAFMAGVRLALSAGWAALLAVELLASSEGIGYLMVWARQLFMLDIVFVCIVVIGLIGVLMDRSIGWADRRLVHWPHPATAQLSRSAPLHGAQRLLPALLPVSLLLLWQAACSLNWVGDSILASPLAVLHTTYAGVADGSLLIAMGLSLQRMLGGLLLGGSLGFLGGLLLGLSARAERLIGPSLAALRQIAIFAWVPLITAWFGLGEPAKWVFVALAAFFALFIATQRSVAHLSPQLAEAAQVLRLSFAQRLRRLVLPGAAPGIFAGLRLALIYAWLGTIGAEYFMPSNGGIGSLMIGAQQLMRMDVIMSGMLLVGLTGALLNVIGQRIEARATRWRHA from the coding sequence ATGGCCCGCGCTGCCTCATTAGCGGTGCCCGCGACCCCAGGGTTGCGGCGCCCCAATCCACGCTGGCAGGCCTTCGGCCGAGCGGCCCAGGGCTGGCTGCTGCCGCTGGCCCTGTTGCTGCTGTGGAGCCTGGCCAGTCAGCATCACTGGATGAGCGAGCAGATTCTCCCGGCCCCCAGCCTGGTCTGGCACAGCGCCGGCGAGCTGGCCCAGGACAATCTCTGGAGCAACCTGTGGATCAGCCTGCAACGCCTGGCCCTCGGCGTGCTCGCCGGGGTTTTGAGCGGCGCGGCGCTGGGCGCCTGGCTGGGCTTCAGCCGCCTGGCCGAACGGCTGGTGCTGCCGACCTTCAATGCCCTGGCGCAGGTGCCGACCCTGGCCTGGATCCCGCTGTTCATCGTGCTCTTCGGCATCGGCGAAACCCTCAAGCTGGTGGTGCTGGTCAAGGCGGTGGTGGTGCCGGTCACCTTGCACACCCTGGTCGGCGTGCGCGATGCCCAGCCGCGCCTGCGCGAGGCCGCCGCCGTGCTGCGCCTGCCGCGCGGGCAACTGATCCGCCGGCTGATCCTGCCGGCCGCGCTGCCGGCCTTCATGGCCGGCGTGCGCCTGGCGCTGTCGGCCGGTTGGGCGGCGCTGCTGGCCGTAGAATTGCTGGCCTCCAGCGAAGGCATCGGCTACCTGATGGTGTGGGCACGCCAGCTGTTCATGCTCGACATCGTCTTTGTCTGCATCGTGGTGATCGGCCTGATCGGCGTGCTGATGGACCGTAGCATCGGCTGGGCCGACCGCCGCCTGGTGCATTGGCCGCACCCGGCCACCGCGCAGCTGAGCCGCAGCGCACCGCTGCACGGCGCGCAACGCCTGCTGCCAGCGTTGCTGCCGGTGAGCCTGCTGCTGTTGTGGCAAGCGGCCTGCAGCCTGAACTGGGTGGGCGACAGCATCCTGGCTTCACCCCTGGCGGTGCTGCACACCACCTATGCCGGGGTCGCCGATGGCTCGTTGCTGATTGCCATGGGCCTGAGCCTGCAGCGCATGCTCGGCGGGCTGCTGCTGGGCGGCTCGCTGGGCTTTCTCGGTGGCCTGCTGCTGGGGCTTTCAGCCCGCGCCGAACGCCTGATCGGGCCCAGCCTGGCGGCCCTGCGGCAGATCGCGATCTTCGCCTGGGTGCCGCTGATCACCGCCTGGTTCGGCCTTGGCGAGCCGGCCAAATGGGTGTTCGTCGCCCTCGCCGCGTTCTTTGCGCTGTTCATCGCCACCCAGCGCAGCGTCGCCCATCTGTCCCCGCAACTGGCCGAAGCCGCCCAGGTGCTGCGCCTGAGCTTCGCCCAGCGCCTGCGCCGGCTGGTGCTGCCGGGCGCCGCGCCGGGCATTTTCGCCGGCCTGCGCCTGGCGCTGATCTATGCCTGGCTGGGCACTATCGGCGCGGAATACTTCATGCCGTCCAACGGCGGCATCGGCAGCCTGATGATCGGCGCGCAGCAGCTGATGCGCATGGACGTGATCATGAGCGGCATGTTGCTGGTCGGCCTCACGGGCGCCCTGCTCAACGTTATCGGACAACGCATCGAGGCGCGTGCGACGCGCTGGAGACACGCATGA
- a CDS encoding LysR family transcriptional regulator, with product MDLRQLRYFIALNEHRSFVRAAEAMGITQPAFSRSIQGLEQEFRCQLVDRGDKELRPTPEGQVLLQHAWRLVQGATQLVAEVSQMTKLDAGEVRFGCGPAPAARLVPDTLAAFTRSYPGVRCQFHVDNWERLSRALNRDEIEFFIADIRHFEADPHFQTQALSPRSGMFYCRPGHPLLHKESLTTNDLFAYPLATGLIPPGVRKLLANLSGRDDFTTQVESEHFPALRAVVEQTDAIGISTEEACAEALAAGRIQRLHWRNLPTSLHSLAAQCGIVTRSGFRLSAAARALLETLGAVDQALYPPMRAAQ from the coding sequence ATGGATCTTCGCCAACTGCGTTACTTCATCGCCCTCAACGAGCACCGCAGTTTCGTGCGTGCCGCCGAGGCCATGGGCATCACTCAACCGGCGTTCAGCCGCAGCATCCAGGGCCTGGAGCAGGAGTTTCGCTGCCAGCTGGTGGACCGCGGCGACAAGGAACTGCGCCCTACGCCCGAAGGCCAGGTGCTGTTGCAACATGCCTGGCGCCTGGTGCAAGGCGCCACCCAGCTGGTGGCCGAGGTCAGCCAGATGACCAAACTGGACGCCGGCGAGGTGCGCTTCGGCTGCGGCCCGGCGCCAGCAGCGCGGCTGGTGCCGGACACCCTGGCCGCGTTCACCCGCAGCTACCCGGGGGTGCGCTGCCAGTTTCACGTGGACAACTGGGAGCGCCTGAGCCGGGCGCTGAACCGCGACGAAATCGAGTTCTTCATCGCCGACATCCGCCACTTCGAAGCCGACCCGCACTTCCAGACCCAGGCACTGAGCCCGCGCAGCGGAATGTTCTACTGCCGCCCAGGGCACCCCTTGCTGCACAAGGAAAGCCTGACCACCAACGACCTGTTCGCCTACCCGCTGGCCACCGGCTTGATCCCCCCGGGGGTGCGCAAGCTGCTGGCCAACCTCAGCGGCCGCGATGACTTCACCACCCAGGTTGAATCCGAACATTTCCCGGCGCTGCGCGCAGTGGTCGAGCAGACCGACGCCATCGGTATCAGCACCGAGGAGGCCTGCGCCGAGGCGCTGGCCGCCGGGCGCATCCAGCGCCTGCACTGGCGCAACCTGCCCACCTCCCTGCACAGCCTGGCGGCCCAGTGCGGCATCGTCACGCGCAGCGGTTTTCGCCTGTCTGCCGCCGCCCGGGCGCTGCTCGAGACCCTCGGCGCCGTCGACCAGGCGCTGTATCCGCCGATGCGCGCGGCGCAATGA
- a CDS encoding alkaline phosphatase family protein: MPAPTPIRNVLYIMCDQLRRDYLSCYGHPHLQTPNLDRLAAAGVRFSRAYTQGTICGPSRMSAYTGRYVSSHQVAWNGVPLPLDELTLGDYLRPAGIRTALVGKTHATPNDAALARLQPHSEAAEQLSEVGFEAFFRHDGIYPDDPLFDAKRDSAPYTQYLRDLGYDGQNPWHDWANAAAGEHGEILSGWKMRNAHRPARVAEAHSETVHTTDRAIDFIAEQGEQPWCLHLSYIKPHWPYIAPAPYHALYGRDQVLPAVRAASGQRSDHPVYAAFRQHEESLNFAREDVRLNVIPTYMGLIKQVDDQLGRLFDYLQSTGRWDDTLIVFTSDHGDFLGDHELGEKEFLLEQAVGVPLIVRDPRPAADVTRGTVDRSLVQTIDALPTFLEALGLPGAEHRLEGRSLLPLLHGASPAWREYAIAEYDYAFQAPARERLGQPIDSCRMTMVCSQRWKYLAYDGFRPQLFDLHNDPHELHDLGADPAHAQVREQHLGYLYHWLRNLKRRTTISHEEIERRGQRFRYGEPQASKLVPIGEW, encoded by the coding sequence ATGCCTGCCCCCACCCCAATCCGCAACGTGCTTTACATCATGTGCGACCAGCTGCGTCGCGATTACCTGTCGTGCTATGGCCACCCGCACCTGCAAACGCCCAACCTCGATCGCCTGGCCGCTGCCGGCGTGCGTTTCAGCCGCGCCTACACCCAGGGCACCATCTGCGGCCCGTCGCGGATGTCGGCCTACACCGGGCGCTATGTCAGCAGCCATCAGGTGGCCTGGAATGGCGTGCCATTGCCGCTCGACGAGCTGACCCTGGGCGACTACCTGCGCCCGGCCGGGATCCGCACGGCGCTGGTCGGCAAGACCCACGCCACGCCCAACGACGCCGCCCTGGCGCGCCTGCAACCGCACAGCGAGGCGGCCGAGCAGCTCAGCGAGGTCGGCTTCGAAGCCTTTTTCCGCCACGACGGCATCTACCCCGACGACCCGCTGTTCGACGCCAAGCGCGACTCGGCGCCCTACACCCAATACCTGCGCGACCTTGGCTACGACGGCCAGAACCCCTGGCACGACTGGGCCAACGCCGCCGCCGGCGAGCACGGGGAAATCCTCAGCGGCTGGAAAATGCGCAACGCCCACCGCCCCGCGCGGGTCGCCGAAGCGCACTCGGAAACGGTGCACACCACCGACCGCGCCATCGACTTCATCGCCGAGCAGGGCGAGCAACCCTGGTGCCTGCACCTGTCGTACATCAAGCCGCATTGGCCCTACATCGCGCCGGCGCCCTACCACGCGCTGTATGGCCGCGACCAGGTGCTGCCTGCGGTGCGCGCCGCCAGCGGCCAGCGCAGCGACCACCCGGTGTACGCCGCCTTCCGCCAGCACGAAGAGAGCCTGAATTTTGCCCGCGAAGACGTGCGCCTGAACGTCATCCCCACCTACATGGGGCTGATCAAGCAGGTCGACGATCAATTGGGTCGGTTGTTCGATTACCTGCAATCGACTGGGCGTTGGGACGACACGCTGATCGTGTTCACCAGCGACCACGGCGACTTCCTTGGCGATCACGAGCTGGGCGAAAAGGAATTCCTGCTGGAGCAAGCCGTGGGCGTGCCGCTGATCGTCCGCGATCCGCGCCCGGCGGCGGACGTGACCCGCGGCACGGTGGACCGCAGCCTGGTGCAGACTATCGACGCCCTGCCGACTTTCCTCGAGGCGCTCGGCCTGCCCGGTGCCGAGCATCGTCTGGAGGGCCGCTCGCTGTTGCCGCTGCTGCATGGCGCCAGCCCGGCGTGGCGCGAGTACGCCATTGCCGAGTACGACTACGCCTTCCAGGCGCCGGCCCGCGAACGCCTGGGCCAGCCGATCGACAGCTGCCGCATGACCATGGTCTGCAGCCAGCGCTGGAAGTACCTGGCCTACGACGGCTTCCGCCCGCAGCTGTTCGACCTGCACAACGACCCCCACGAGCTGCACGACCTGGGCGCCGACCCGGCCCATGCCCAGGTGCGCGAGCAACACCTGGGCTACCTCTACCACTGGCTGCGCAACCTGAAACGCCGCACCACCATCAGCCACGAGGAGATCGAGCGCCGTGGCCAGCGCTTTCGCTACGGCGAGCCGCAGGCCAGCAAGCTGGTACCCATCGGCGAGTGGTGA